A genome region from Sporosarcina sp. ANT_H38 includes the following:
- the wecB gene encoding non-hydrolyzing UDP-N-acetylglucosamine 2-epimerase gives MTKKWKVMTIFGTRPEAIKMAPLVLELQKHSDDIESIVTVTAQHREMLDQVLNTFGITPDYDLNIMKDRQTLVDVATRGLEGLDRIMKEAQPDIVLVHGDTSTTFVGSLAAFYNRISVGHVEAGLRTWDKYSPYPEEMNRQLTGVIADLHFSPTEQSARNLIAEGKSEDRIYITGNTAIDALQTTVREEYSHPVLDKIGTDRLILLTAHRRENLGEPMRNMFRAINRLLEKHDDIQVIYPVHMNPAVREVADEILGGNDRIHLIEPLEVVDFHNFASRSHIILTDSGGIQEEAPSLGKPVIVLRDTTERPEGIEAGTLKLAGTDEETIFTLTDTLLTDEAEYSKMAKASNPYGDGHASERIVEALKKYFLSIK, from the coding sequence TTGACGAAAAAGTGGAAAGTGATGACGATTTTCGGCACACGGCCGGAAGCGATTAAAATGGCACCGCTTGTATTGGAACTGCAAAAGCATTCAGACGATATAGAGTCAATCGTAACGGTTACGGCACAGCATCGTGAAATGCTAGACCAAGTGCTCAACACATTCGGTATCACCCCCGATTATGATCTTAATATCATGAAAGATCGGCAAACACTCGTCGATGTTGCAACACGAGGACTCGAAGGGCTTGACCGAATCATGAAAGAAGCGCAACCAGATATCGTACTTGTCCATGGGGATACATCTACGACTTTCGTAGGCAGCCTCGCAGCGTTTTATAACCGAATTTCGGTTGGACATGTTGAAGCAGGACTTCGTACTTGGGATAAATATTCGCCGTATCCGGAAGAAATGAATCGGCAGCTAACGGGCGTCATTGCTGATCTTCATTTTTCACCGACAGAACAATCGGCCCGTAATCTGATAGCCGAAGGGAAGTCGGAAGACCGCATCTATATCACGGGAAATACTGCGATTGACGCGCTTCAAACGACAGTGCGTGAAGAGTACTCACATCCTGTTCTCGATAAAATCGGAACGGACAGACTCATCTTATTGACTGCCCATCGCCGTGAAAACTTGGGAGAACCGATGCGCAACATGTTCCGGGCTATTAACCGGTTACTTGAGAAGCATGACGATATTCAAGTTATCTACCCTGTTCACATGAACCCCGCAGTGCGTGAAGTAGCGGATGAAATTCTTGGAGGCAATGATCGCATTCATCTGATTGAACCGCTTGAAGTTGTCGATTTCCATAATTTTGCATCACGTTCACACATTATCTTGACTGACTCAGGAGGTATCCAGGAGGAAGCACCTTCACTCGGGAAACCGGTTATCGTTTTGCGCGATACAACTGAACGTCCGGAAGGCATCGAAGCGGGGACATTAAAACTGGCCGGCACGGATGAAGAAACAATCTTCACATTGACGGATACGCTTTTAACTGACGAAGCGGAATACAGCAAGATGGCGAAAGCGTCGAATCCTTATGGCGATGGACACGCTTCCGAACGAATTGTTGAAGCGCTAAAAAAATACTTCCTTTCTATAAAATAA
- the atpD gene encoding F0F1 ATP synthase subunit beta, translating to MNKGHVLQVMGPVVDVKFEDGQLPAIYNALKVQIERPNAEPETLTLEVALHLGDDSVRTIAMSSTDGLQRGSIVDDMGSAITVPVGDITLGRVFNVLGEIIDLGEEVPASERRDPIHRLAPVFENLSTEVEILETGIKVVDLLAPYIKGGKIGLFGGAGVGKTVLIQELINNIAQEHGGISVFAGVGERTREGNDLFYEMTDSGVITKTAMVFGQMNEPPGARMRVALTGLTMAEYFRDEQGADVLLFIDNIFRFTQAGSEVSALLGRMPSAVGYQPTLATEMGMLQERITSTNLGSVTSIQAIYVPADDYTDPAPATTFAHLDATTNLERKLSEMGIYPAVDPLASTSRALSPEIVGEEHYAVARQVQQTLQRYRELQDIIAILGMDELGEDDKQLVGRARRIQNFLSQNFHVAEQFTGQKGSYVQVTETIKGFSDILKGMYDHLPEDAFRLVGRIEEVIAKAKSMGVEV from the coding sequence ATGAATAAAGGACATGTTCTTCAAGTAATGGGGCCGGTTGTTGACGTCAAGTTCGAAGACGGACAACTTCCAGCTATCTATAACGCATTGAAGGTCCAAATTGAACGTCCAAACGCTGAGCCTGAAACGTTGACACTTGAAGTCGCGCTACACCTCGGGGATGATTCTGTACGTACAATTGCAATGTCTTCAACAGACGGTCTACAACGTGGTTCTATAGTTGATGATATGGGTTCTGCGATTACTGTCCCAGTTGGTGACATTACACTAGGACGCGTATTTAACGTACTTGGAGAAATTATCGACCTTGGTGAGGAAGTTCCCGCGTCAGAACGTCGCGACCCAATTCACCGTTTAGCTCCAGTATTTGAAAACCTTTCAACTGAAGTTGAAATTCTTGAAACAGGTATTAAAGTTGTAGACTTATTAGCACCTTATATTAAAGGTGGTAAAATTGGTCTCTTCGGTGGTGCCGGTGTAGGGAAAACAGTTCTTATTCAAGAATTGATCAACAACATCGCTCAAGAACACGGTGGTATTTCCGTATTCGCAGGCGTTGGAGAACGTACACGTGAAGGTAATGACTTGTTCTACGAAATGACAGATTCTGGCGTTATCACTAAAACGGCAATGGTATTCGGTCAAATGAACGAGCCTCCTGGCGCACGTATGCGTGTTGCACTAACTGGTCTTACAATGGCAGAATATTTCCGTGACGAACAAGGCGCGGACGTTCTTCTGTTCATCGATAATATCTTCCGCTTTACACAAGCTGGATCTGAAGTTTCTGCACTACTTGGCCGTATGCCATCAGCAGTTGGTTACCAACCGACACTGGCAACGGAAATGGGTATGCTTCAGGAACGTATCACTTCTACAAACCTTGGTTCAGTTACGTCTATCCAAGCAATCTACGTACCAGCGGATGACTATACTGACCCGGCTCCTGCTACGACGTTTGCTCACCTTGACGCAACGACGAACCTTGAGCGTAAACTTTCTGAAATGGGTATCTACCCAGCTGTTGACCCACTTGCATCGACTTCCCGTGCACTAAGCCCGGAAATCGTTGGTGAAGAGCATTATGCAGTTGCACGTCAAGTGCAGCAGACACTTCAGCGTTACCGTGAGCTCCAAGATATCATCGCTATCCTAGGTATGGATGAGCTTGGCGAAGATGATAAGCAGTTGGTTGGACGCGCACGTCGTATCCAGAACTTCCTATCACAAAACTTCCACGTTGCTGAACAGTTTACAGGACAAAAAGGATCTTACGTACAAGTAACTGAAACTATCAAAGGCTTCAGCGACATTCTTAAAGGTATGTATGACCACCTTCCAGAGGATGCATTCCGACTTGTCGGCCGCATCGAGGAAGTTATTGCAAAAGCGAAAAGTATGGGTGTAGAAGTTTAA
- the upp gene encoding uracil phosphoribosyltransferase, whose protein sequence is MPKIHVFDHPLIQHKLTYIRDINTGTKEFRELVDEVATLMAYEITRELPLEQVEVQTPVCKANSNVLAGKKLGIVPILRAGIGMVDGILKLIPAAKVGHIGLYRDPETLQPIEYYVKLPSDVSVRDFILVDPMLATGGSAIAAVESLKSRGAKHIKFMCLIAAPEGVKALTDAHPDVDIYIAAMDEKLDEKGYIVPGLGDAGDRLFGTK, encoded by the coding sequence ATGCCGAAAATACACGTTTTTGATCATCCGCTTATCCAACATAAACTAACGTACATACGTGATATCAACACAGGAACAAAAGAATTCCGCGAACTTGTCGATGAAGTAGCAACACTTATGGCTTATGAAATCACGCGCGAACTTCCGCTTGAGCAAGTGGAAGTCCAAACACCAGTCTGTAAAGCTAATTCAAACGTACTTGCAGGTAAGAAACTAGGAATCGTACCGATTTTACGTGCAGGTATCGGAATGGTAGATGGCATTCTGAAACTTATTCCAGCAGCAAAAGTAGGACATATCGGACTGTACCGTGATCCTGAAACATTGCAACCCATCGAATATTACGTAAAACTACCTTCCGATGTATCAGTACGTGACTTCATTCTCGTCGATCCGATGCTTGCAACGGGCGGATCCGCAATTGCGGCGGTTGAATCATTGAAGAGCCGCGGTGCGAAACACATTAAGTTCATGTGTCTAATTGCTGCTCCAGAAGGAGTGAAAGCATTGACAGATGCTCATCCTGATGTGGATATTTATATCGCTGCGATGGATGAAAAACTGGACGAAAAAGGCTATATCGTACCAGGACTTGGCGATGCTGGCGACCGTCTATTCGGGACAAAATGA
- a CDS encoding F0F1 ATP synthase subunit delta — protein sequence MSQSVVAKRYAQALFELAQKNGQTGPIQEDLRELKIVFQTNKELGQLLNSPRLKAAKKKELMADLFKGANQLILNTLFLMLDKKRMDEVVNLVNEFTAYANDAAGIAEAKVYSTRPLTADESQAISTAFAQKIGKQALRIENIIDPSLLGGIRLQIGNIIYDSSISAKLERMKRDLIGS from the coding sequence ATGAGCCAATCGGTTGTAGCAAAACGCTATGCACAAGCATTGTTTGAACTAGCACAAAAAAATGGACAAACTGGCCCTATTCAGGAAGATCTTCGTGAATTGAAAATCGTTTTCCAGACAAATAAAGAACTCGGGCAATTACTTAATTCACCGAGATTAAAAGCTGCAAAAAAGAAAGAGCTTATGGCAGATCTATTCAAAGGTGCGAATCAGCTAATTTTGAATACATTGTTCCTAATGCTCGACAAAAAACGCATGGACGAGGTTGTAAACCTTGTTAATGAGTTTACTGCTTATGCAAATGACGCGGCAGGCATCGCTGAAGCGAAAGTGTATTCTACACGTCCGTTAACAGCTGATGAGAGCCAAGCTATTTCTACTGCGTTCGCGCAGAAAATCGGTAAACAAGCATTGCGAATTGAAAATATCATCGATCCGAGCTTACTTGGAGGCATTCGTCTTCAAATTGGTAACATTATCTACGACAGCAGCATAAGCGCTAAGCTTGAGCGAATGAAACGGGATCTTATCGGTTCATAA
- a CDS encoding DUF1146 family protein, with protein MGDVIAFQPLLAVISHTFFIAISFYALQAIMPEKIIKKNRVFQAQLLFILLSIAIGWAVSNFFLELSYWSGRLPFMFE; from the coding sequence ATGGGTGATGTAATAGCATTTCAACCTCTGTTGGCCGTAATATCTCATACTTTTTTTATAGCTATTTCTTTTTATGCTCTACAGGCAATCATGCCGGAAAAAATTATTAAAAAGAACCGTGTTTTTCAAGCACAATTGTTGTTCATTTTACTTAGCATTGCAATCGGTTGGGCAGTATCGAATTTTTTTTTAGAGCTATCCTATTGGTCAGGAAGGCTGCCATTTATGTTTGAATGA
- the murA gene encoding UDP-N-acetylglucosamine 1-carboxyvinyltransferase has product MDKIIINGGRVLKGSVRVEGAKNAVLPILAAALLASEGVNVIRDVPNLSDVGTINEVLKSLNAKVDYTPKLDEVIIDSSNTLSAEAQFEYVRKMRASILVMGPLLARNGFARIALPGGCAIGSRPIDQHLKGFEAMGAEITFGHGHVEAKAENGLKGAKIYLDFPSVGATENIMTAAALAKGTTIIENSAKEPEIVDLANFINEMGGRVIGAGTDTIRIEGVNKLYGTIHHIIPDRIETGTFMVAAAITGGDVIIENAVPEHNAALISKLGEMGVVITELDEGVRVTAQLPLKSVDLKTMPHPGFPTDMQSQMMALMLTSTGTGILTETVFENRFMHVEEFRRMNASVKIEGRSVIITGPSVLQGAEVAATDLRAAAALILAGLVAEGVTRVTELSHLDRGYVNFHGKLAALGADIVRVSPETHTEKPLQMV; this is encoded by the coding sequence TTGGATAAAATAATAATCAACGGTGGACGTGTACTTAAGGGAAGCGTCCGAGTCGAAGGTGCTAAAAATGCAGTATTACCAATACTCGCGGCTGCGCTACTTGCATCTGAGGGAGTAAATGTAATACGTGACGTTCCAAATCTTTCAGACGTAGGGACAATAAATGAAGTATTGAAAAGTTTAAATGCGAAAGTGGACTACACTCCGAAATTGGATGAAGTCATTATTGATTCTTCAAATACACTTTCAGCTGAAGCACAGTTCGAATATGTACGGAAAATGCGTGCATCTATACTTGTTATGGGTCCACTTCTTGCACGTAATGGTTTTGCACGTATCGCCCTTCCTGGTGGTTGTGCAATCGGATCCCGTCCAATTGACCAACATTTAAAAGGCTTCGAAGCAATGGGTGCAGAGATTACATTCGGCCACGGACACGTAGAAGCAAAAGCAGAAAACGGTTTGAAAGGTGCCAAGATTTACCTCGATTTTCCAAGCGTCGGTGCAACTGAAAACATTATGACTGCAGCTGCATTAGCAAAAGGAACGACAATCATTGAAAACTCGGCGAAAGAACCTGAAATCGTAGACCTTGCCAACTTCATTAATGAAATGGGTGGTAGAGTTATTGGAGCTGGTACGGACACTATCCGAATCGAAGGCGTCAATAAATTGTACGGAACAATTCATCATATAATACCTGATCGTATCGAAACCGGTACATTTATGGTAGCAGCTGCAATTACAGGTGGCGATGTCATTATTGAAAACGCTGTACCTGAGCATAATGCAGCACTTATTTCGAAATTGGGTGAAATGGGCGTCGTAATTACGGAATTAGATGAAGGAGTTCGTGTTACTGCACAACTTCCTTTGAAATCCGTAGACTTGAAAACTATGCCACATCCAGGTTTCCCAACAGATATGCAGTCCCAAATGATGGCACTTATGCTGACATCGACGGGTACTGGTATTTTGACTGAAACAGTTTTTGAAAATCGATTCATGCACGTTGAAGAATTCCGTCGTATGAATGCTTCTGTTAAAATTGAAGGTCGGTCAGTTATCATTACAGGACCGTCTGTACTTCAAGGTGCTGAAGTTGCAGCTACGGATCTTCGTGCAGCAGCTGCACTTATCCTTGCCGGACTTGTAGCGGAAGGCGTTACACGAGTTACAGAATTATCGCATCTTGACCGCGGATATGTGAATTTCCACGGTAAACTTGCAGCACTTGGAGCAGATATCGTCCGTGTTTCACCAGAAACGCATACGGAAAAACCATTACAAATGGTTTAA
- the atpF gene encoding F0F1 ATP synthase subunit B has product MFMDTFVLLAADGEAAKGLAKLNNNLNLGDIIVTVTFFTILMLLLKKFAWGPLMGIMDQRAALIANEIESAEKSRAESQQILEEQRNLLNEARTNAQAIVENALKQGETQRVEIITAARIEVGRMKDSATLEIASEKDKAVAAVRAEFVSLSILAASKVLGKEISEEDNRALIEETIEKAGEGR; this is encoded by the coding sequence GTGTTTATGGATACCTTCGTCCTATTGGCAGCAGATGGTGAGGCCGCAAAAGGATTAGCAAAATTAAATAACAATTTAAACCTTGGCGATATTATCGTCACAGTCACATTCTTCACGATTCTCATGCTTCTTCTTAAGAAGTTTGCATGGGGCCCACTTATGGGTATCATGGATCAACGTGCTGCGTTGATCGCCAATGAAATCGAATCGGCTGAAAAAAGCCGTGCAGAATCACAACAGATTCTTGAAGAACAGCGTAACCTGTTGAATGAAGCACGTACTAACGCTCAGGCGATTGTAGAAAACGCCCTTAAACAAGGCGAAACACAACGTGTAGAAATCATTACAGCAGCACGTATTGAAGTGGGTCGTATGAAAGACTCAGCAACTCTTGAAATTGCATCAGAAAAAGACAAAGCAGTCGCTGCAGTTCGCGCAGAATTCGTATCTCTTTCTATCCTTGCAGCATCTAAAGTTCTCGGTAAAGAAATTTCCGAGGAAGATAATCGCGCATTGATCGAAGAAACGATCGAGAAGGCAGGCGAAGGCCGATGA
- a CDS encoding F0F1 ATP synthase subunit epsilon has protein sequence MKTIKVNIVTPDGPVVETEANIIIAVTETGEIGILPGHIAMVAPLQIGGLRLQKDDSTEHIAVHGGFIEVRPDVVTVLAQSAELASSIDIVRAKKAAEQAEETLRANKVGRELELAELDLKRALNRIDVYETRKK, from the coding sequence ATGAAGACAATTAAAGTCAATATCGTCACTCCCGACGGCCCTGTTGTTGAAACTGAAGCGAACATAATCATCGCAGTTACCGAAACAGGTGAAATCGGGATTCTTCCCGGCCACATCGCGATGGTTGCACCGCTTCAAATCGGTGGGCTTCGCCTACAGAAGGATGACTCGACGGAACATATCGCCGTACATGGCGGTTTCATCGAAGTCCGTCCGGATGTTGTCACTGTTTTAGCGCAAAGTGCTGAACTGGCATCTTCTATTGATATCGTCCGTGCTAAAAAGGCGGCGGAACAAGCAGAAGAAACACTTCGGGCAAATAAAGTAGGCAGAGAACTCGAATTGGCGGAACTAGATTTAAAACGTGCCCTCAATCGTATCGACGTCTACGAAACAAGAAAAAAATGA
- a CDS encoding ATP synthase subunit I — protein MQTLQEIHNKQRKALFFLVALFVLGWLFTEWKPIFAGLILGSLFGLYNFWILVRKMERYDRKLSEGKNGASLGTIIRFASGVGAAALATAMPEYFDLISTIIGFAIPYVLLLVERIIHHVRHQ, from the coding sequence ATGCAAACATTGCAGGAAATCCACAATAAGCAGAGGAAAGCTCTATTTTTTTTGGTCGCTCTATTTGTCCTCGGCTGGTTATTCACGGAGTGGAAGCCGATTTTTGCCGGACTTATTCTAGGTTCTTTATTCGGATTGTATAATTTTTGGATTCTTGTCCGTAAAATGGAAAGGTATGACCGGAAATTGTCGGAAGGGAAGAATGGGGCATCGCTCGGGACTATCATACGTTTCGCTTCTGGTGTGGGTGCGGCTGCACTTGCGACAGCGATGCCGGAATATTTCGACCTAATCAGTACGATTATCGGCTTTGCGATACCTTACGTTCTCCTACTAGTAGAGAGGATCATACACCACGTAAGACATCAGTAA
- the atpA gene encoding F0F1 ATP synthase subunit alpha: MSIKAEEISVLIKQQIENYQSEMKVSEVGTVIAIGDGIARAHGLDNVMAGELLEFSTGVMGLAQNLEANNVGIVILGPYTDIKEGDEVRRTGRIMEVPVGKELIGRVVNPLGQPVDGLGPINTTKTRPIESPAQGVMARKSVHEPLQTGIKAIDALVPIGRGQRELIIGDRQTGKTTVAIDTILNQADQDMICIYVAIGQKESTVRGVVETLRKNGALDYTIVVTASASQPSPLLYLAPYTGITMAEEFMFDGKHVLIVYDDLSKQAAAYRELSLLLRRPPGREAYPGDVFYLHSRLLERAAKLNDTLGAGSITALPFVETQAGDISAYIPTNVISITDGQIFLQSDLFFSGVRPAINAGLSVSRVGGSAQIKAMKKVAGTLRLDLAAYRELEAFSQFGSNLDSATQAKLDRGARTVEILKQDLNKPFKVEQQVMVLYALTRGFLDDIAVKDILRFEAELLIWLETNHTDVLDHIRTTKDLPADDLMATALNGFKKIFARSE, translated from the coding sequence ATGAGCATTAAAGCTGAGGAAATCAGTGTTCTCATAAAACAGCAGATTGAAAATTATCAATCTGAGATGAAAGTGAGCGAAGTCGGTACAGTTATCGCAATTGGTGACGGTATTGCACGTGCTCATGGCCTCGACAACGTCATGGCTGGAGAGCTTTTAGAGTTCTCAACTGGCGTCATGGGTCTGGCTCAAAACTTGGAAGCTAACAACGTTGGTATCGTTATCCTAGGGCCTTACACAGACATCAAAGAAGGCGATGAAGTACGTCGAACAGGCCGTATTATGGAAGTTCCTGTCGGTAAAGAATTAATCGGACGCGTTGTTAATCCACTTGGGCAACCAGTTGATGGATTAGGTCCGATCAATACGACAAAAACTCGTCCAATCGAAAGCCCGGCACAAGGGGTTATGGCGCGTAAATCCGTTCATGAACCACTACAAACGGGTATTAAAGCGATTGATGCACTTGTACCAATCGGCCGTGGACAGCGTGAATTGATCATCGGTGACCGTCAAACAGGTAAAACGACAGTTGCAATCGATACAATTTTGAACCAAGCTGACCAAGACATGATTTGTATTTATGTAGCAATCGGACAAAAGGAATCAACAGTTCGTGGTGTTGTTGAAACACTCCGTAAAAACGGCGCACTTGATTACACAATCGTTGTTACGGCTTCTGCTTCACAACCATCTCCACTACTATACCTTGCGCCTTACACAGGAATAACAATGGCTGAAGAATTCATGTTTGATGGTAAGCACGTTCTAATCGTTTATGATGATCTATCTAAACAAGCTGCGGCATACCGTGAACTTTCATTGCTACTTCGTCGTCCTCCTGGCCGTGAAGCTTATCCTGGTGACGTTTTCTATCTTCACTCCCGTTTACTTGAACGTGCAGCGAAGTTGAATGACACACTTGGTGCAGGTTCTATCACAGCATTGCCATTCGTTGAAACACAAGCTGGGGATATCTCTGCTTATATTCCAACGAACGTAATTTCTATTACTGATGGACAAATTTTCCTTCAGTCTGACCTATTCTTCTCGGGTGTACGTCCAGCGATTAACGCCGGTCTTTCCGTTTCCCGTGTTGGTGGATCAGCGCAAATCAAAGCAATGAAAAAAGTTGCGGGTACACTACGTCTAGATCTTGCGGCATACCGCGAGCTTGAAGCGTTCTCACAATTCGGCTCAAACCTTGATTCTGCAACTCAAGCGAAACTGGACCGCGGGGCGCGTACAGTTGAAATCTTGAAACAAGACTTGAATAAACCATTTAAAGTTGAGCAACAAGTTATGGTTCTTTACGCATTGACACGTGGATTCCTTGACGATATCGCTGTCAAAGATATTCTTCGTTTCGAAGCTGAACTTTTAATCTGGCTTGAAACTAACCACACTGACGTTTTAGATCATATTCGTACGACGAAAGACCTTCCAGCTGATGACTTGATGGCAACAGCACTCAACGGATTCAAGAAGATCTTCGCACGTTCTGAATAA
- the atpE gene encoding F0F1 ATP synthase subunit C: MVGSVGLLAAAIAIGLGALGAGLGAGLVVSKTQEGIARQPEARGILQTNMFVGVALVEVVPIFAAVIAFIVMNK, encoded by the coding sequence ATGGTAGGTTCAGTTGGTCTATTAGCAGCAGCAATCGCAATCGGTCTTGGAGCACTTGGAGCAGGTTTAGGTGCAGGTTTAGTCGTTTCAAAAACACAAGAAGGAATCGCTCGTCAACCAGAAGCACGCGGTATTCTTCAAACAAATATGTTCGTCGGTGTTGCACTTGTTGAAGTTGTTCCGATTTTCGCAGCAGTTATTGCATTTATCGTTATGAACAAATAA
- the atpB gene encoding F0F1 ATP synthase subunit A, translating into MEHGNPLYTAFKGTLFEMTFNLSNVLMLFITCLIVFLIAVFATRSLKLKPTGMQNFFEWIMDFVKGIIKSNMDWKTGGRFHVLGITLIMFLFVANVLGLPLAVYWKGDLWWKSPTADPVITMTLAVLVIVLTHYYGIKMTGLKEYGKGYLKPLPFLAPLKVVEEFANTLTLGLRLYGNIYAGEVLLGLLAGLATSGMLGLFGAVVPSLAWMGFSIFVGAIQSFIFVMLSMVYMSHKVATDH; encoded by the coding sequence ATGGAACATGGAAATCCATTATATACGGCTTTCAAAGGAACGTTATTCGAAATGACATTCAATCTTTCAAACGTTTTAATGCTTTTCATCACATGTCTGATTGTTTTCCTTATCGCAGTTTTCGCTACACGTAGTTTGAAGCTAAAACCGACAGGAATGCAAAATTTCTTTGAATGGATCATGGATTTCGTCAAAGGGATTATCAAGAGTAATATGGACTGGAAAACAGGTGGGAGATTCCACGTATTGGGGATCACCCTTATCATGTTCCTCTTTGTAGCGAACGTATTAGGTCTTCCATTAGCTGTCTATTGGAAGGGAGACCTTTGGTGGAAATCACCGACTGCAGACCCTGTAATTACAATGACACTCGCAGTTTTGGTTATTGTACTCACACACTATTACGGTATTAAGATGACCGGACTGAAAGAATACGGAAAAGGTTACCTTAAGCCACTCCCTTTCCTTGCGCCGCTTAAAGTCGTTGAGGAATTTGCAAACACGTTGACACTAGGTCTGCGTCTTTATGGTAACATCTATGCCGGTGAAGTCCTTTTAGGACTCCTGGCGGGACTCGCAACATCAGGTATGCTCGGGTTGTTTGGAGCAGTCGTACCGTCCCTTGCTTGGATGGGCTTCTCGATTTTCGTCGGGGCTATCCAGTCATTTATCTTCGTTATGTTGTCGATGGTCTACATGTCACACAAAGTGGCAACAGACCATTAA
- the atpG gene encoding ATP synthase F1 subunit gamma, giving the protein MASLRDIENRIKSTKKTSQITKAMQMVSASKLNRAELNAKAFIPYMEKIQEVVSSIASGTSDLSHPMMISRPVKKTGYIVITSDRGLVGGYNANILRVAKRAIETRHASKEEVSIISIGQKGQDFFERLGFNIAESKIGLTDHPSFDEIKDIAKRAVGMFTEGEYDEVYLYYNHFVSAIASEVTEKKLLPLTDITSTAATTSYEFEPSGEAILEVLLPQYAESLIYGAVIDGKASEHASSMTAMKTATDNAADLIDSLTLSFNRARQAAITQQITEIVGGVAALE; this is encoded by the coding sequence ATGGCATCTTTACGCGACATAGAAAACCGTATTAAATCGACGAAAAAGACAAGTCAGATTACGAAAGCAATGCAAATGGTCTCCGCTTCTAAATTAAACCGTGCCGAGCTGAATGCGAAAGCGTTCATTCCGTACATGGAAAAAATCCAAGAAGTTGTAAGTTCAATTGCATCTGGAACAAGTGACTTGAGTCATCCGATGATGATATCTAGACCTGTCAAAAAGACAGGTTATATCGTGATTACATCAGACCGTGGACTCGTAGGAGGTTACAATGCTAACATTCTGCGCGTTGCAAAACGTGCGATTGAAACGCGTCATGCTTCGAAAGAAGAAGTGAGCATCATTTCAATCGGACAAAAAGGTCAGGACTTTTTCGAAAGACTAGGTTTCAACATAGCTGAAAGTAAGATCGGTCTAACTGACCATCCTTCTTTCGACGAAATAAAAGATATCGCGAAGCGTGCTGTTGGCATGTTCACAGAAGGCGAGTATGACGAAGTGTACTTGTATTACAACCACTTCGTTTCCGCCATCGCAAGTGAAGTGACGGAAAAGAAATTGCTTCCGCTCACTGACATCACTTCGACTGCCGCTACTACTTCATATGAGTTTGAGCCTTCAGGCGAAGCAATTCTTGAAGTGCTTCTTCCGCAATACGCGGAAAGCCTTATTTATGGAGCTGTAATTGACGGAAAAGCGAGTGAACATGCTTCCAGTATGACAGCGATGAAAACTGCTACTGATAATGCAGCTGATTTAATAGATTCTTTAACACTTTCATTCAACCGTGCACGACAAGCTGCGATCACGCAACAAATTACGGAGATCGTTGGCGGCGTCGCAGCTCTTGAATAA